One segment of Desulfonatronovibrio magnus DNA contains the following:
- the rplW gene encoding 50S ribosomal protein L23: MNKTQVLIKPQVSEKAQTIKDFYNKVAFIVHPDANKYQVKEAVESMFNVKVDSVHIVRRRPVTRKRFGRVTGQESGFKKAYVSLASGEKIEFFEGV, from the coding sequence ATGAACAAGACTCAAGTACTTATTAAACCACAAGTGTCTGAAAAAGCACAGACTATAAAAGATTTCTATAACAAGGTCGCTTTTATAGTACATCCTGATGCCAATAAGTATCAGGTCAAGGAAGCTGTGGAGTCTATGTTTAATGTTAAGGTTGATAGCGTACATATAGTCCGAAGACGACCTGTTACCCGAAAGAGATTTGGAAGAGTAACAGGGCAGGAGTCAGGTTTTAAGAAGGCTTACGTATCTCTTGCCTCCGGTGAAAAAATTGAATTTTTTGAAGGGGTATAA
- the rpmC gene encoding 50S ribosomal protein L29, producing the protein MKPQDIRELSASERQEKLHDFNRELFNLRFQHATAQLENTQRLSQVRKTIARIQTIIREKNEGTGHGN; encoded by the coding sequence ATGAAGCCCCAGGATATCAGAGAACTATCAGCATCAGAACGGCAGGAAAAACTGCACGACTTTAACCGTGAGCTTTTTAACCTCAGGTTTCAACATGCAACAGCCCAGCTTGAAAATACACAGAGGCTGTCTCAGGTTCGTAAGACTATAGCACGAATCCAAACGATTATCAGAGAAAAGAATGAAGGTACAGGCCATGGAAACTAG
- the rplV gene encoding 50S ribosomal protein L22, translating into METKAIARHIRISPRKARLVAANIQGEHIENALNILKFTPKKAAGIISKVLHSALANAEQNYSLDIDNLYVKQVRIDEGPTWKRIKPRAMGRANRILKRTSHITVIVDEL; encoded by the coding sequence ATGGAAACTAAAGCTATAGCGAGACACATTAGAATATCGCCCCGAAAAGCCCGACTGGTTGCTGCCAATATTCAGGGTGAACACATAGAAAATGCACTCAATATTCTCAAATTTACTCCCAAGAAGGCTGCTGGAATTATAAGTAAGGTGTTACATTCAGCTCTTGCCAACGCAGAACAGAATTACAGCTTGGATATAGACAACTTGTACGTCAAGCAGGTCCGGATTGATGAAGGCCCTACATGGAAAAGAATTAAGCCCAGAGCTATGGGCAGGGCCAACAGAATTCTTAAAAGAACCAGTCATATTACAGTAATAGTTGATGAGCTATAG
- the rplP gene encoding 50S ribosomal protein L16 — MLSPKKVKFRKQHKGRIKGKAQKGSEISFGDIGLKAVEPGKITNQQIESARIAMMRHIKRGGKVYIRIFPDKPITAKPAETRQGKGKGSPVGWCAPVKPGRMLYEIRGVSIELAKEALKRASYKLPVKTVIVEKEW, encoded by the coding sequence ATGCTTAGCCCAAAAAAAGTAAAATTCAGAAAGCAGCACAAAGGCCGAATAAAAGGCAAAGCTCAAAAAGGTTCAGAGATCAGCTTTGGTGATATCGGCCTGAAAGCAGTAGAACCGGGTAAGATTACTAATCAACAGATAGAATCTGCTCGTATAGCAATGATGAGGCACATAAAACGAGGTGGTAAAGTATATATCAGAATTTTTCCGGATAAACCCATTACTGCCAAGCCTGCTGAGACTAGACAAGGTAAAGGAAAGGGCTCACCAGTCGGCTGGTGTGCTCCGGTCAAACCTGGCAGGATGCTCTATGAAATACGTGGAGTCAGCATTGAACTAGCCAAAGAGGCATTAAAAAGAGCTTCATATAAATTACCTGTCAAAACAGTGATTGTTGAGAAGGAGTGGTAA
- the rplC gene encoding 50S ribosomal protein L3 has translation MKRTLGIIGKKLGMTSLFADDGTMIPVTVIQAGPCPVVQKKIKDKDGYNAIQVGFDAIPGHKLTKPQKGHQSIQDKGYFRVLREFALDSVDDYEPGQELTADMFKAGDRVRLTATSKGKGFAGAMKRWNFAGLPASHGHEKVHRSTGAIGQCAYPGKVFKGKKMPGQMGNARVTLTNSEIVAVRPADNVIIVKGQVPGPTNGIVVLRRKNQGE, from the coding sequence ATGAAACGAACATTAGGTATTATCGGAAAAAAGCTTGGAATGACCAGTTTGTTTGCCGACGACGGAACAATGATTCCAGTCACTGTCATCCAGGCAGGACCATGTCCTGTTGTCCAGAAAAAAATTAAGGACAAAGATGGATATAATGCTATACAGGTTGGATTTGACGCAATACCCGGTCATAAATTGACAAAGCCCCAAAAGGGCCATCAGTCCATTCAGGATAAAGGCTATTTTCGTGTTCTGCGAGAATTTGCTCTGGACAGTGTTGATGATTATGAACCCGGTCAAGAGCTGACTGCAGATATGTTTAAGGCAGGAGATCGAGTACGCCTCACAGCAACATCCAAAGGCAAGGGCTTTGCTGGTGCTATGAAGAGATGGAATTTTGCAGGACTGCCTGCTTCTCATGGACATGAAAAGGTACACAGATCGACTGGAGCAATAGGGCAATGTGCTTATCCCGGTAAAGTATTCAAGGGAAAAAAAATGCCCGGACAAATGGGCAACGCCAGGGTAACACTGACAAACTCAGAAATAGTCGCTGTCAGACCTGCAGATAATGTAATTATTGTAAAGGGACAGGTTCCAGGACCTACCAACGGAATAGTTGTCCTGCGCAGAAAAAATCAGGGTGAATAA
- the rplB gene encoding 50S ribosomal protein L2, with product MAIIKLKPTSPGRRFQTVSDFNEITTREPERSLTRGMSKKSGRNSYGRITSRRRGGGSKRRYRIIDFKRNKPGVPAKVVSIEYDPNRSARIALLSYADGEKRYILCPVGLKVGSVVQSGEKVDIQPGNALPLKSIPIGTVIHNIELTPGRGGQMARSAGTYAQLVAKEGKYALVKLPSGEVRNVLSANVASIGQVGNVEHENISLGKAGRNRWLGRRPKVRGVAMNPIDHPLGGGEGKSSGGRHPCSPWGMPAKGYKTRSRTKASNRLIIKKRTK from the coding sequence ATGGCTATCATAAAATTAAAACCTACATCACCGGGTAGAAGATTTCAAACTGTATCTGACTTTAATGAGATCACTACCAGAGAACCGGAAAGGTCACTTACCAGGGGAATGTCCAAAAAAAGTGGCAGAAATTCCTACGGAAGAATTACGTCACGCAGGCGTGGTGGTGGCAGTAAACGTCGATACAGAATAATTGATTTCAAAAGAAACAAGCCGGGAGTACCAGCCAAAGTTGTTTCTATAGAGTATGACCCCAATAGAAGTGCGCGCATAGCATTACTCTCATATGCTGATGGCGAAAAGAGATATATTCTCTGTCCAGTGGGTTTAAAGGTTGGCTCGGTAGTTCAGTCAGGCGAAAAAGTTGATATCCAGCCTGGTAATGCATTGCCTCTTAAGAGCATTCCTATAGGCACAGTCATTCATAATATTGAATTGACTCCTGGAAGGGGAGGTCAAATGGCAAGATCAGCAGGAACCTATGCTCAGCTTGTTGCCAAGGAAGGAAAGTATGCTCTGGTAAAGTTGCCGTCCGGTGAAGTGAGAAACGTATTGTCCGCAAATGTAGCTTCAATAGGTCAGGTTGGTAATGTTGAGCATGAGAATATTTCACTCGGTAAAGCAGGACGCAACAGATGGCTTGGCAGGAGACCAAAGGTCAGAGGCGTGGCCATGAATCCAATAGATCATCCTCTTGGTGGCGGTGAAGGAAAAAGCTCAGGAGGCAGACATCCCTGCTCACCATGGGGAATGCCTGCCAAAGGTTATAAAACCAGAAGCAGGACTAAAGCATCCAACCGTTTGATTATCAAGAAGAGAACAAAATAA
- the rplD gene encoding 50S ribosomal protein L4, with amino-acid sequence MINAKVYSKDNQEVEDIQLVEEVFSVGVKPEILHQAVRAHLAAIRSGTAQVKNRAAITGGGRKPWRQKGTGRARAGSGRSPLWRGGAITHGPQARDYSFKLNKKVRKLALKMALTSRLVEDKLKIVDDLEMSEIKTKNFVQIKNDLNLKKPLIVTGKRYNNLELSARNVQDAQVVTQDSINVYDILRHKELVLDKQAVNALQERLS; translated from the coding sequence ATGATTAATGCGAAAGTATACTCCAAAGATAACCAGGAAGTTGAAGATATTCAGCTGGTGGAAGAAGTTTTTTCTGTAGGAGTCAAGCCTGAGATACTACATCAGGCAGTTAGGGCACATCTGGCAGCAATTCGCTCCGGCACCGCACAGGTCAAGAACAGAGCAGCCATAACCGGCGGAGGACGTAAGCCCTGGAGACAAAAGGGTACCGGCAGGGCAAGAGCTGGATCAGGAAGGTCTCCATTGTGGAGAGGAGGAGCAATCACTCATGGTCCTCAAGCAAGAGACTATTCTTTCAAACTCAATAAAAAAGTACGAAAGCTTGCTCTTAAAATGGCTCTGACTTCACGATTGGTTGAAGATAAACTCAAGATAGTTGATGATCTTGAAATGTCTGAAATCAAGACCAAAAATTTTGTTCAGATAAAAAATGACCTGAATCTAAAAAAACCCTTGATTGTTACAGGTAAAAGGTATAACAATCTCGAGCTTTCGGCAAGAAACGTTCAGGATGCTCAAGTCGTCACTCAAGACTCTATAAACGTCTATGATATTTTACGGCACAAAGAGCTGGTGCTGGACAAACAGGCGGTTAACGCTCTTCAGGAAAGGTTAAGTTAG
- the rpsS gene encoding 30S ribosomal protein S19, whose translation MPRSVKKGPFVDDHLLKKVQVANDQRSRKVIKTWSRRSTIIPEMVGLTFAVHNGRKFIPVFATENMVGHKLGEFAPTRTFYTHAGDRKSQAKRK comes from the coding sequence ATGCCTAGATCAGTAAAAAAAGGTCCATTTGTAGACGATCATCTTCTGAAAAAAGTCCAGGTTGCCAATGATCAGAGAAGTAGAAAAGTTATAAAAACCTGGTCCAGACGTTCAACAATTATTCCAGAGATGGTTGGACTGACTTTTGCTGTGCACAACGGAAGAAAATTTATACCAGTTTTTGCCACTGAAAATATGGTTGGTCATAAACTTGGAGAGTTTGCTCCCACAAGAACTTTTTATACTCACGCCGGAGACCGTAAAAGTCAGGCTAAACGCAAATAA
- the rplN gene encoding 50S ribosomal protein L14 — protein sequence MIQVQTILDVADNSGAKKVGCVKVLGGSKRRYASIGDIIVISVKDAMPHAKVKKGEVYKAVIVRTKKEIGRPDGSHIRFDNNSAVLLNKSMEPIGTRIFGPVARELRAKNFMKIVSLAPEVL from the coding sequence ATGATTCAGGTACAAACAATATTAGATGTCGCCGACAATTCCGGGGCTAAGAAAGTTGGGTGTGTCAAGGTACTTGGCGGAAGTAAACGTCGATATGCGTCTATTGGAGATATAATTGTTATATCTGTCAAGGATGCCATGCCACACGCCAAAGTTAAAAAGGGTGAAGTTTATAAAGCTGTCATAGTCAGAACCAAAAAAGAAATTGGAAGACCCGATGGATCGCACATACGCTTTGACAATAACTCAGCTGTACTTTTAAACAAAAGTATGGAGCCCATCGGAACAAGAATATTTGGCCCTGTTGCGAGAGAGTTACGAGCCAAAAACTTCATGAAGATTGTTTCACTTGCTCCTGAGGTGCTCTAA
- the rpsC gene encoding 30S ribosomal protein S3, with the protein MGQKVHPYGFRVGYNKNWLSRWFSSSNYATYVYEDKKIRDYVKSRLYHAGISRVEIERAAGNITLKILTSRPGIVIGRKGVEIEKLKSDLKNKFGSDFTLEVNEVRRPETDAQLVAENIALQLERRVAFRRAMKRSISLSIKFGAQGIKISCAGRLGGAEIARTEWQREGRVPLHTLRADIDYGYATAKTTYGIIGVKVWIYKGDILNEVK; encoded by the coding sequence TTGGGTCAGAAGGTACATCCATATGGATTTCGCGTAGGTTACAATAAGAACTGGCTTTCCAGATGGTTCAGCAGTTCCAATTATGCCACATACGTATACGAAGATAAAAAGATTCGCGATTATGTAAAGTCCAGGCTTTATCATGCAGGTATTTCCAGAGTTGAAATTGAGAGAGCTGCAGGCAACATTACTTTGAAAATTCTCACATCAAGGCCGGGTATAGTAATCGGGCGTAAAGGTGTTGAGATTGAAAAACTCAAAAGTGATCTCAAAAATAAATTTGGCAGCGATTTTACTCTCGAAGTAAATGAGGTTCGTCGCCCTGAAACTGACGCACAACTGGTTGCTGAAAACATTGCACTACAACTGGAACGAAGAGTAGCATTCAGAAGAGCAATGAAGAGATCCATCAGTCTTTCCATAAAGTTTGGAGCACAAGGAATAAAAATATCCTGTGCTGGAAGACTTGGTGGTGCTGAGATAGCCAGAACTGAGTGGCAACGTGAAGGCAGGGTGCCCTTGCATACGCTGCGGGCTGATATTGATTATGGCTACGCCACTGCCAAGACCACTTATGGTATTATCGGAGTTAAAGTCTGGATCTATAAAGGCGATATACTCAACGAGGTGAAATAA
- the rpsQ gene encoding 30S ribosomal protein S17 codes for MKVQAMETSSKQLGNKRKLVGFVVSDKCEKTIVVTVETLIKHPHLKKYIKRKKKFMAHDPENQCSIGDKVQIIEHRPISARKKWHLNKVIEKAV; via the coding sequence ATGAAGGTACAGGCCATGGAAACTAGCTCTAAACAACTTGGTAATAAAAGAAAACTTGTTGGTTTTGTGGTGAGCGATAAGTGTGAAAAAACAATTGTAGTAACTGTTGAGACGCTTATCAAACACCCTCACCTGAAAAAATATATCAAACGCAAGAAAAAATTTATGGCCCATGATCCAGAGAACCAATGCTCTATAGGTGATAAAGTTCAGATAATTGAACACCGTCCAATTAGCGCCAGAAAAAAATGGCACCTTAACAAAGTAATTGAAAAGGCAGTCTAA